The following proteins come from a genomic window of Nocardioides albertanoniae:
- a CDS encoding ABC transporter substrate-binding protein, producing MTRHYIVLPAVAALAATAVLASGCSAGSRVASEDATKVACDIKTDKPITANVLAYNSTAIDPYTNTMVQSCTKGDVTLKHRPIDFAGQIQKTTATLAEDSGTYDIVETYGFALPDLAAQKKLVPLDGLIEKYSDKYALDEINADMTNGMSYDGKTYALPMQAQTYVMSYRKDIFDKLGLKPPTTFEELRAVAKKIQDSGEVKYPLALPWLASSDIATAYDSVMGSLGENLTDPKAKTANLDSPTSIKALEEMRSLLPYMDPEVTTFDQPAVQQQMYNGSAAISIMFSGRMNDLTMTSNSQYAEKTAFAPPPAVEKGGTLFNTLSIDGWSIPANTEVDEEALFQMMAASVSPKASRAAVPASYPAREGMVDSDSSPFADASNEAIKSAPATEPYPWTSRISIAVTPTIAKIILGEISVEDGAAKMQSTATKILADYR from the coding sequence ATGACACGTCACTACATCGTGCTACCGGCCGTTGCCGCACTCGCGGCGACCGCCGTGCTCGCGTCCGGGTGCTCGGCCGGCAGCCGCGTCGCCTCCGAAGACGCCACCAAGGTCGCGTGCGACATCAAGACCGACAAGCCCATCACCGCCAACGTCCTCGCCTACAACTCGACGGCGATCGACCCCTACACGAACACGATGGTGCAGAGCTGCACCAAGGGTGACGTGACCCTCAAGCATCGGCCCATCGACTTCGCGGGCCAGATCCAGAAGACCACGGCGACCCTGGCGGAGGACAGCGGCACCTACGACATCGTCGAGACCTACGGGTTCGCCCTCCCCGACCTCGCCGCCCAGAAGAAGCTGGTGCCGCTCGACGGTCTCATCGAGAAGTACTCCGACAAGTACGCCCTCGACGAGATCAACGCGGACATGACCAACGGCATGTCGTACGACGGCAAGACCTACGCGTTGCCGATGCAGGCGCAGACGTACGTCATGTCCTATCGCAAGGACATCTTCGACAAGCTCGGCCTGAAGCCGCCGACGACGTTCGAGGAGCTGCGCGCGGTCGCGAAGAAGATCCAGGACTCCGGCGAGGTGAAGTACCCCCTCGCTCTGCCGTGGCTGGCCAGCAGCGACATCGCGACGGCGTACGACTCGGTGATGGGCAGCCTGGGCGAGAACCTCACCGACCCCAAGGCGAAGACCGCCAACCTCGACTCGCCGACGTCGATCAAGGCGCTGGAGGAGATGCGGTCGCTGCTGCCCTACATGGACCCGGAGGTCACCACCTTCGACCAGCCGGCGGTCCAGCAGCAGATGTACAACGGCTCCGCGGCGATCTCCATCATGTTCTCGGGCCGGATGAACGACCTCACCATGACCTCGAACTCCCAGTACGCCGAGAAGACGGCGTTCGCACCGCCGCCGGCCGTCGAGAAGGGCGGCACGCTGTTCAACACGCTGTCGATCGACGGCTGGTCGATCCCGGCGAACACCGAGGTCGACGAGGAGGCGCTGTTCCAGATGATGGCCGCCTCGGTCAGCCCCAAGGCCTCACGCGCGGCAGTGCCGGCCTCCTATCCGGCTCGCGAGGGAATGGTCGACTCGGACAGCAGCCCGTTCGCCGACGCCTCGAACGAGGCGATCAAGAGCGCGCCTGCGACCGAGCCGTACCCGTGGACCTCGCGGATCAGCATCGCGGTCACCCCGACCATCGCGAAGATCATCCTCGGTGAGATCAGCGTCGAGGACGGCGCGGCGAAGATGCAGAGCACCGCGACCAAGATCTTGGCCGACTACCGCTGA
- a CDS encoding carbohydrate ABC transporter permease, with product MRRRDFWVLMAPSLVVMFGLLAYPLYRTIRWSFERVQYGADGTWVGLDNYREALSDPRLIHATVFTVGLTLVASLLLVVLGYWLAYLVNQLGRTKPIVLGILLISYVVPQIVGATMFSWLFNSNFGGIVNHLVTEITGTEILWFTDPWANRVVILLNVLWFMLPFAMMVIIAGLQGVPHETMEAARIDGARGWRIHWHVIVPSIRGVLGFVCLISVMDILRVFDALIPLSPQAVGIGNESIMLYIYNVAFHDGGQQLGLGSAINVLLIVLIVVMLFPFIRDTAREANQ from the coding sequence GTGCGACGACGCGACTTCTGGGTGCTGATGGCTCCCAGTCTGGTGGTGATGTTCGGCCTGCTGGCCTACCCTCTCTACCGCACGATCCGGTGGAGCTTCGAGCGCGTGCAGTACGGCGCGGACGGCACCTGGGTGGGGCTGGACAACTACCGGGAGGCGCTCAGTGACCCGCGGCTGATCCACGCCACCGTGTTCACCGTCGGGCTGACCCTCGTCGCCAGTCTTCTCCTGGTGGTGCTGGGGTATTGGCTGGCCTATCTGGTCAACCAGCTGGGCCGGACCAAGCCGATCGTGCTCGGCATCCTGCTGATCTCCTACGTCGTCCCGCAGATCGTCGGTGCGACGATGTTCTCCTGGTTGTTCAACTCGAACTTCGGCGGGATCGTCAACCACCTGGTCACCGAGATCACGGGCACGGAGATCCTGTGGTTCACCGATCCGTGGGCGAACCGGGTCGTCATCCTGCTCAACGTGCTCTGGTTCATGCTCCCGTTCGCGATGATGGTGATCATCGCGGGCCTCCAGGGCGTGCCCCACGAGACGATGGAGGCCGCGCGGATCGACGGAGCGCGCGGCTGGCGCATCCACTGGCACGTCATCGTGCCCAGCATCCGGGGCGTGCTCGGGTTCGTGTGCCTGATCTCCGTGATGGACATCCTGCGGGTCTTCGACGCGCTGATCCCGCTCTCGCCACAAGCGGTCGGGATCGGCAACGAGTCGATCATGCTCTACATCTACAACGTCGCCTTCCACGACGGTGGCCAGCAGCTCGGCCTGGGAAGCGCCATCAACGTGCTGCTGATCGTGCTGATCGTGGTCATGCTCTTCCCCTTCATCCGCGACACGGCCCGAGAGGCGAACCAGTGA
- a CDS encoding carbohydrate ABC transporter permease — protein MTPSRLLTSKKVFIGSLLLVVCLMMLSPVLWTAITVSKPTNVAFLNPPTFTWDPSFRAFVDLWETTTFHQYLLNTIVVAVISTVLALVLGIPAAYALSRCPGWVAAGLLILALVFRALPRFSVLLPMYEISKQIGIYDTNLAVALALVAINQPFSIWLLRNFFAAIPRSLDDAAMLDGCSQFQVLRKVMVPLMGPGIITAGLFIFLFAFQEYLTALILSDVNAGTVPVFISTQLGQTLPLLQQAGAAAMLLTFPVIAFAFVAQKYLVAGLNAGSVKG, from the coding sequence ATGACCCCGAGCCGACTCCTCACGTCCAAGAAGGTCTTCATCGGCAGCCTGCTCCTCGTCGTCTGCCTGATGATGCTCTCGCCGGTGCTGTGGACCGCGATCACCGTCTCCAAGCCGACGAACGTCGCCTTCCTCAACCCGCCGACGTTCACCTGGGACCCGAGCTTCCGGGCCTTCGTCGACCTGTGGGAGACCACGACCTTCCACCAGTACCTCCTCAACACGATCGTGGTCGCCGTCATCAGCACGGTGCTCGCCCTCGTGCTCGGGATCCCGGCTGCGTACGCCCTCTCCCGGTGTCCGGGCTGGGTGGCCGCGGGGCTGCTGATCCTGGCGCTCGTCTTCCGCGCGCTGCCGCGGTTCTCGGTGCTGCTGCCGATGTATGAGATCTCCAAGCAGATCGGGATCTACGACACCAACCTGGCGGTGGCGCTGGCTCTGGTGGCGATCAACCAGCCGTTCAGCATCTGGCTGCTGCGCAACTTCTTCGCCGCGATCCCGCGCTCGCTCGACGACGCGGCGATGCTGGACGGCTGCTCGCAGTTCCAGGTGCTGCGCAAGGTGATGGTCCCGCTGATGGGGCCCGGCATCATCACCGCCGGACTGTTCATCTTCCTCTTCGCCTTCCAGGAGTACCTCACGGCGCTGATCCTCAGCGACGTCAACGCCGGGACCGTGCCGGTCTTCATCTCGACCCAGCTGGGTCAGACGCTGCCGCTGCTGCAACAGGCCGGAGCGGCGGCGATGCTGCTCACCTTCCCGGTGATCGCCTTCGCGTTCGTGGCCCAGAAATACCTCGTGGCCGGTCTCAACGCCGGCTCCGTCAAGGGATGA
- a CDS encoding alpha/beta fold hydrolase, with protein MTAAAEREPLVLLPGMGCSPRLWAGVRAALPTHETLVEEIDDPDLDACVATLLGTLPDRFALAGLSLGGIVAMALVRSAPERVTRLCLMDTNARPPTDAQRTAWDQQIATLSAGGSAAELQSGLLEVLLGPAADEDAATETLLMAEEVGAERYVRQLRLQGTRRDERPGLVEVRVPTLVVAGSDDALCGLDRHQEIHDLVPGSRLEVLPDTGHLSPLERPAQIATILEEWLDS; from the coding sequence ATGACGGCGGCCGCCGAGCGGGAACCCCTGGTCCTGCTGCCCGGCATGGGGTGCTCACCCCGGCTGTGGGCAGGGGTCCGGGCCGCTCTCCCGACCCACGAGACACTCGTCGAAGAGATCGACGACCCGGACCTCGACGCCTGCGTGGCCACGCTGCTCGGCACCCTCCCCGACCGGTTCGCGCTCGCCGGCCTGAGCCTGGGCGGGATCGTCGCGATGGCCCTGGTCCGGTCAGCACCGGAACGGGTCACCCGGCTGTGCCTGATGGACACGAACGCCCGGCCCCCGACCGACGCCCAGCGCACGGCCTGGGACCAGCAGATCGCGACTCTCTCGGCAGGCGGCTCGGCCGCCGAGCTGCAGTCCGGCCTGCTCGAGGTGCTGCTGGGTCCGGCGGCCGACGAGGACGCCGCCACCGAGACGCTGCTGATGGCCGAGGAGGTCGGTGCGGAGAGGTACGTCCGGCAGCTCCGGCTCCAGGGCACTCGGCGTGACGAGCGCCCCGGGCTGGTCGAGGTCCGGGTGCCGACGCTGGTGGTGGCCGGATCCGACGACGCGCTCTGCGGGCTGGACCGTCACCAGGAGATCCACGACCTCGTGCCCGGATCCCGGCTCGAGGTCCTGCCCGACACCGGCCACCTCTCCCCGCTGGAGCGGCCGGCACAGATCGCGACGATCCTCGAGGAGTGGCTCGACTCATGA
- a CDS encoding glycoside hydrolase family 13 protein, which yields MSGTEWWRTAVVYQVYLRSFADGNGDGIGDIAGLRDRLPYLRDLGVDAIWINPWYRSPQADAGYDVADYREIEPAYGTLGEAEAMLSEAHAAGLRVLLDIVPNHTSSEHPWFRAALAGDEDARRRYVIRPGRGHHGEEPPNNWQSLFGGPAWTRMPSRPGAETTEWYLHLFAPEQPDLAWDDADVVADFEDVLAFWFDRGVDGFRIDVAHGLAKHPDLPDGGDFPPGDYRHPAWDQEAVHPIYRGWRAVADRYPDRVFVAEAWVADNERLARYLRPDELHTAFQFDFLHAPFRADVLRPTIESALSAAAAVGAPSTWVLSNHDVVRHVTRFARHQPDHAVASTWEQERWLAEAADLEVGTRRARAAALVTLGLPGTAYLYQGEELGLPEVEDIPDADRRDPIWSQSGGTRPGRDGCRIPLPWSGVTPPYGFSPPGTTDRTWLPMPKDWDALTVEAQQGEPDSMLELHRRAIALRRHRLTGSASFAWLPAPEGVLAFARGPVQVWLNTSADPVDLPAGAEEMLRSSGTAGRLGPDEAVWLRPGSDGES from the coding sequence ATGAGCGGCACGGAGTGGTGGCGTACGGCCGTCGTCTATCAGGTCTACCTACGCTCGTTCGCCGACGGGAACGGCGACGGCATCGGCGACATCGCGGGCCTGCGGGACCGGTTGCCCTACCTGCGCGACCTCGGTGTGGACGCGATCTGGATCAACCCGTGGTATCGCTCGCCGCAGGCCGACGCGGGCTACGACGTCGCCGACTACCGCGAGATCGAACCGGCGTACGGCACCCTCGGCGAGGCCGAGGCGATGCTGTCGGAGGCTCACGCCGCCGGCCTCCGTGTGCTCCTCGACATCGTGCCGAACCACACCTCCTCGGAGCACCCGTGGTTCCGGGCCGCGCTGGCCGGCGACGAGGACGCCCGGCGTCGCTACGTCATCCGCCCGGGCCGGGGCCACCACGGCGAGGAGCCGCCCAACAACTGGCAGAGCCTGTTCGGCGGGCCGGCCTGGACGCGGATGCCGTCCCGTCCGGGCGCGGAGACGACCGAGTGGTATCTCCACCTGTTCGCTCCCGAGCAGCCCGACCTCGCCTGGGACGACGCCGACGTGGTCGCCGACTTCGAGGACGTGCTCGCCTTCTGGTTCGACCGCGGGGTCGACGGCTTCCGCATCGACGTGGCGCACGGTCTCGCGAAGCACCCCGACCTGCCCGACGGCGGCGACTTCCCGCCCGGCGACTACCGGCACCCGGCCTGGGACCAGGAGGCGGTGCATCCGATCTACCGCGGCTGGCGGGCCGTCGCCGACCGCTACCCCGACCGGGTCTTCGTCGCCGAGGCCTGGGTCGCCGACAACGAGCGTCTCGCTCGCTACCTGCGGCCCGACGAGCTCCACACGGCGTTCCAGTTCGACTTCCTGCACGCGCCGTTCCGGGCCGACGTGCTGCGCCCGACGATCGAGAGCGCGCTCTCCGCGGCGGCCGCGGTCGGTGCACCGAGCACCTGGGTGCTCTCGAACCACGACGTCGTACGCCACGTGACCCGCTTCGCGCGCCACCAGCCCGACCACGCCGTCGCGAGCACGTGGGAGCAGGAGCGCTGGCTCGCCGAGGCTGCCGATCTCGAGGTCGGCACGCGCCGGGCACGGGCGGCGGCGCTGGTGACCCTCGGGCTGCCGGGCACCGCCTACCTCTACCAGGGCGAGGAGCTCGGGCTTCCCGAGGTCGAGGACATCCCCGACGCGGACCGTCGGGACCCGATCTGGTCCCAGTCGGGCGGCACCCGGCCCGGGCGGGACGGCTGCCGGATCCCGCTCCCGTGGTCGGGAGTGACGCCGCCGTACGGATTCAGCCCGCCCGGGACCACCGACCGCACCTGGCTGCCGATGCCGAAGGATTGGGACGCCCTCACCGTCGAGGCGCAGCAGGGCGAGCCGGACTCGATGCTCGAGCTCCACCGCCGTGCGATCGCGCTCCGGAGGCACCGGCTGACGGGCTCTGCCTCGTTCGCGTGGCTGCCCGCACCCGAGGGGGTCCTGGCGTTCGCCCGCGGCCCTGTCCAGGTGTGGCTCAACACCTCCGCCGACCCGGTCGACCTGCCGGCCGGCGCCGAGGAGATGCTTCGGTCCTCGGGCACGGCGGGCCGCCTGGGCCCGGACGAAGCCGTGTGGCTCCGCCCGGGCTCGGACGGCGAGAGCTGA
- a CDS encoding HpcH/HpaI aldolase family protein, with protein MSAALRGRLEAGEQLVGGIVRMPCEDLVDMIGVAGLDFVVIDCEHGPPDVVPLRQHIAFAEAHGVGVLVRTGEREDGLVLRALDQGAQGIVVPHVDDAEQARQVVASAHYPPRGRRGFATYPRAGGFGTADAEAHRSRMSAETLVIVMIESPRGVRNAEEILAVDGVDGYLVGVADLGASSGPGDPSVAESLAAVAAAAERQGKIRADIVGTPQAGVAAHDDGAQLVVHNIAAAVMSTLQGLRIP; from the coding sequence ATGAGCGCGGCGCTCCGGGGCCGGCTCGAGGCCGGGGAGCAGCTGGTCGGCGGCATCGTACGCATGCCGTGCGAGGACCTGGTCGACATGATCGGGGTCGCGGGGCTGGACTTCGTCGTCATCGACTGCGAGCACGGTCCGCCCGACGTCGTCCCGCTGCGGCAGCACATCGCGTTCGCGGAGGCGCACGGCGTCGGTGTCCTGGTGCGCACCGGCGAGCGCGAGGACGGGCTCGTCCTCCGCGCGCTCGACCAGGGCGCCCAGGGCATCGTGGTCCCGCACGTCGACGACGCCGAGCAGGCTCGCCAGGTGGTCGCGAGCGCACACTACCCACCCCGGGGTCGTCGCGGTTTCGCCACCTACCCGCGGGCGGGCGGGTTCGGCACCGCCGACGCGGAGGCGCATCGCTCCCGGATGTCGGCGGAGACGCTGGTCATCGTGATGATCGAGTCACCTCGCGGCGTACGCAATGCCGAGGAGATCCTGGCCGTCGACGGCGTCGACGGCTATCTGGTCGGCGTCGCCGACCTGGGCGCCTCCTCGGGGCCCGGCGACCCGAGCGTCGCGGAGTCCCTCGCTGCCGTTGCCGCCGCGGCGGAGCGACAGGGCAAGATCCGCGCCGACATCGTCGGTACGCCGCAGGCCGGCGTCGCCGCCCACGACGACGGTGCCCAGCTGGTGGTCCACAACATCGCGGCCGCCGTGATGAGCACCCTTCAGGGGCTGCGGATCCCCTAG
- a CDS encoding SDR family NAD(P)-dependent oxidoreductase: MPEIAGRTAIVTGGGTGLGAAMARHLVGAGAAVVLVGRRAEPLRVTAAAIGPAARAETCDVADPDSVARLADRLASAEVSVLVNNAGVPGPVAPLTEVRPQEWDDVFAVNVRGTYLMCRAFLPAMLARGEGDIVNLASVSGKRPLERRTPYAASKMAVLGLTSTLAFETGGSGVRVNALSPGPVDSERMHRNFTLEAERTGTSYDEARAAFVGRAAMGRMVTEDEVGRALVCLLGMRGMTGADIDLSAGMVA; this comes from the coding sequence ATGCCTGAGATCGCCGGCCGGACCGCGATCGTGACCGGCGGTGGCACCGGACTGGGCGCCGCGATGGCGCGGCACCTGGTGGGCGCCGGTGCCGCCGTCGTCCTGGTCGGCCGGCGGGCCGAACCGCTCCGGGTGACCGCCGCGGCGATCGGTCCGGCGGCCCGCGCGGAGACGTGCGACGTCGCCGATCCCGACTCGGTGGCCCGGCTCGCCGACCGGCTGGCGTCGGCCGAGGTCTCCGTGCTGGTCAACAACGCCGGCGTGCCCGGTCCGGTCGCCCCGCTGACCGAGGTGAGGCCGCAGGAGTGGGACGACGTCTTCGCGGTCAACGTGCGGGGCACCTACCTGATGTGCCGCGCGTTCCTGCCCGCGATGCTGGCGCGCGGTGAGGGCGACATCGTCAACCTCGCCTCGGTCTCGGGCAAGCGTCCGCTGGAGCGCCGGACACCGTACGCCGCCTCGAAGATGGCCGTGCTCGGGCTGACCTCGACGCTGGCCTTCGAGACGGGCGGGTCGGGCGTACGCGTCAACGCGCTCTCCCCGGGGCCGGTCGACAGCGAGCGGATGCACCGCAACTTCACCCTGGAGGCGGAACGCACCGGCACGAGCTACGACGAGGCCCGCGCGGCCTTCGTCGGACGCGCCGCGATGGGCCGGATGGTGACCGAGGACGAGGTCGGCCGTGCGCTCGTGTGCCTGCTGGGCATGCGCGGCATGACCGGTGCCGACATCGACCTGTCGGCCGGGATGGTCGCATGA
- the hisD gene encoding histidinol dehydrogenase, whose protein sequence is MARHLKSATPKTFNDEAQRTVAERVSAIISDIRRRGDAAVRDYSDKFDGWTPESFRLTPAEIDDIVATLPAQVIEDIAFVQAQVRGFAEAQRASMQDIEVETLPGVRLGHRHVPIDAVGAYIPGGRYPLTASAHMTIVTAKAAGVQRVVACTPPIRGEIPAATVAAMHMAGADEIHILGGVQAVAAMALGTETMTPVNLIAGPGNAYVAEAKRELFGEVGIDLFAGPTEILVVADETADAFTTAVDLLSQAEHGPDSPAVLVTTSEALGSEVIRLVEEILPGMSTKDFAEPAWRDHGQVVVVDDIEELWQVADSYASEHVQVFTAEPRDALEKMSNYGALFLGEETCVSYGDKVIGTNHVLPTLGAARYTGGLWVGKYLKTVTYQQISDTASSAELGRVCGRAARVELFEGHARSGDVRAWRHGGESFPWIEEVVGAAQPS, encoded by the coding sequence ATGGCGCGACACCTGAAGTCGGCGACCCCGAAGACGTTCAACGACGAGGCCCAGCGGACGGTCGCCGAGCGGGTGAGCGCGATCATCAGCGACATCCGTCGGCGCGGTGACGCGGCCGTACGTGACTACTCCGACAAGTTCGACGGCTGGACGCCCGAGTCGTTCCGACTCACCCCGGCCGAGATCGACGACATCGTCGCCACGCTGCCGGCGCAGGTGATCGAGGACATCGCCTTCGTGCAGGCACAGGTGCGCGGCTTCGCCGAGGCCCAGCGCGCCTCGATGCAGGACATCGAGGTCGAGACGCTTCCCGGCGTACGCCTCGGACATCGCCATGTCCCGATCGACGCCGTCGGGGCGTACATCCCGGGTGGGCGCTACCCGCTGACCGCCTCGGCCCACATGACGATCGTGACCGCCAAGGCCGCCGGCGTGCAGCGCGTCGTCGCCTGCACGCCGCCGATCCGTGGCGAGATCCCGGCCGCGACGGTCGCGGCGATGCACATGGCCGGCGCCGACGAGATCCACATCCTCGGCGGCGTCCAGGCGGTCGCGGCGATGGCCCTCGGCACCGAGACGATGACCCCCGTCAACCTGATCGCCGGCCCCGGCAACGCCTACGTCGCCGAGGCGAAGCGCGAGCTCTTCGGCGAGGTCGGCATCGACCTGTTCGCCGGCCCGACCGAGATCCTTGTGGTGGCCGACGAGACCGCCGATGCGTTCACCACCGCGGTGGACCTGCTCTCCCAGGCCGAGCACGGCCCCGACTCCCCGGCGGTGCTCGTCACCACCAGCGAGGCGCTGGGCAGCGAGGTCATCCGCCTGGTCGAGGAGATCCTGCCCGGCATGTCGACCAAGGACTTCGCCGAGCCGGCCTGGCGCGACCACGGCCAGGTGGTCGTCGTCGACGACATCGAGGAGCTGTGGCAGGTGGCGGACTCCTACGCCTCCGAGCACGTCCAGGTCTTCACCGCCGAGCCGCGCGACGCGCTGGAGAAGATGTCGAACTACGGCGCGCTCTTCCTGGGCGAGGAGACCTGTGTGTCCTACGGCGACAAGGTCATCGGGACCAACCACGTGCTGCCCACCCTGGGGGCCGCGCGCTACACCGGAGGCCTGTGGGTCGGGAAATACCTCAAGACCGTCACCTACCAGCAGATCTCCGACACCGCCTCCAGCGCCGAGCTCGGCCGCGTCTGCGGTCGTGCGGCCCGGGTGGAGCTCTTCGAGGGGCACGCCCGCTCCGGCGACGTACGCGCCTGGCGGCACGGCGGTGAGTCGTTCCCCTGGATCGAGGAGGTCGTCGGTGCGGCCCAGCCTTCCTGA
- a CDS encoding LacI family DNA-binding transcriptional regulator has protein sequence MVTSHDVARLAGVSQATVSRALRDDPKVALDTKERVRSAAITLGYSPNPIGRALAVGRSTRVGLVVTDLENQFYSYVISPMHRELEKHGYELLLITESSEQAPVADLVAGAGLCGVVLATTTLDSVLPVRLADRGIPFVYFNRTTPNVPADSVTVDPAPGLEKLVDDLVRLGHTRVGAVFGPVNTSTGEEREQALRHILDDQGLTLARKHVRRGPFEFGTGRDAMQELLDLDDPPTVVICGNDVVALGALNTAVERGVRVPEEVSIVGFDDLPTSAWPLVRLTTVAYDLEAMSRQAARLLVERVESGESVEAGGVHTARFDTSYVPRATLGRVEG, from the coding sequence GTGGTCACAAGTCATGACGTCGCCCGGTTGGCCGGCGTCTCCCAGGCGACGGTGTCCCGGGCACTGCGCGACGACCCCAAGGTGGCCCTGGACACCAAGGAGCGGGTGAGGTCGGCGGCGATCACGCTCGGCTACTCGCCGAACCCGATCGGCCGCGCGCTCGCCGTGGGGCGCTCGACCAGGGTCGGGCTGGTCGTCACCGACCTGGAGAACCAGTTCTACTCCTACGTGATCTCGCCGATGCACCGCGAGCTCGAGAAGCACGGCTACGAGCTCCTGCTGATCACCGAGTCCTCCGAGCAGGCGCCGGTCGCCGACCTCGTCGCCGGAGCCGGGCTGTGCGGTGTCGTCCTCGCCACCACCACGCTCGACTCCGTGCTCCCCGTGCGACTCGCCGACCGCGGGATCCCGTTCGTCTACTTCAACCGCACCACTCCCAACGTGCCCGCCGACTCCGTGACGGTGGACCCGGCTCCCGGCCTGGAGAAGCTCGTCGACGATCTCGTACGCCTGGGCCACACCCGCGTGGGCGCGGTCTTCGGTCCGGTCAACACCAGCACCGGCGAGGAGCGCGAGCAGGCACTGCGCCACATCCTCGACGACCAGGGGCTGACCCTGGCCCGCAAGCACGTCCGCCGCGGCCCGTTCGAGTTCGGCACCGGCCGCGACGCGATGCAGGAGCTGCTGGACCTCGACGACCCGCCGACCGTGGTGATCTGCGGCAACGACGTCGTGGCGCTGGGCGCGCTCAACACGGCGGTCGAACGCGGCGTACGGGTGCCGGAGGAGGTCTCGATCGTCGGCTTCGACGATCTGCCGACCTCCGCGTGGCCGCTGGTGCGGCTGACCACCGTCGCCTACGACCTCGAGGCGATGTCACGGCAGGCCGCGCGCCTGCTCGTCGAGCGGGTCGAGAGCGGCGAGTCGGTCGAGGCGGGCGGCGTGCACACCGCCCGCTTCGACACCAGCTACGTCCCGCGGGCGACGCTGGGCCGCGTCGAGGGCTGA
- a CDS encoding ester cyclase, which yields MTLKPVAYEPFTDPDDFIREVTDLIWVQRDISFIEDNYEPDSIVHGGLGTTLDRDGVIAGSLMRIAETPQHVGQAEDVIWEARGDDAFLSSHLVFSSDEHLVDGVPRRIRSRTVANCLYRRGRMVEEWVARDTLAQALQRGIDPDEAAEQVVFQGFTGSWLEEPPADVLAAGDSGPRPDDHRKECEMVLEMIEEVWNKRRLNKVQDYFVRDLFLQTVGDETIVRPDGYQRDLLGLIAPFPDATFAVRDVQTNDAERYAGLRIAVLWQMKGTYNGVPRYGALTNQPVDLIGVSQFLIQDGRIVRETRVYDDIALRAQINSMRSDSDTAINTNIY from the coding sequence ATGACGCTGAAGCCGGTCGCCTACGAGCCGTTCACCGATCCCGACGACTTCATCCGGGAGGTGACGGACCTGATCTGGGTGCAGCGCGACATCTCCTTCATCGAGGACAACTACGAGCCGGACTCGATCGTCCACGGCGGCCTGGGCACCACGCTCGACCGCGACGGCGTGATCGCCGGGAGCCTCATGCGGATCGCCGAGACCCCCCAGCACGTCGGCCAGGCGGAGGACGTGATCTGGGAGGCCCGCGGCGACGACGCCTTCCTCAGCTCCCACCTCGTCTTCAGCAGTGACGAGCACCTGGTCGACGGCGTGCCGCGGCGGATCCGGAGCCGCACGGTCGCCAACTGTCTCTACCGCCGCGGCCGGATGGTCGAGGAGTGGGTCGCCCGCGACACCCTCGCCCAGGCGCTGCAGCGGGGTATCGACCCCGACGAGGCCGCCGAGCAGGTCGTCTTCCAGGGGTTCACCGGCTCCTGGCTCGAGGAGCCCCCGGCCGACGTGCTCGCCGCCGGTGACAGCGGGCCGCGCCCCGACGACCACCGCAAGGAGTGCGAGATGGTCCTCGAGATGATCGAGGAGGTCTGGAACAAGCGCCGACTCAACAAGGTCCAGGACTACTTCGTGCGCGACCTGTTCCTGCAGACGGTCGGCGACGAGACCATCGTGCGTCCCGACGGCTACCAGCGCGACCTGCTCGGGCTGATCGCGCCGTTCCCCGACGCCACCTTCGCCGTACGCGACGTCCAGACCAACGACGCCGAGCGCTACGCCGGCCTGCGCATCGCCGTGCTGTGGCAGATGAAGGGCACCTACAACGGGGTGCCCCGCTACGGCGCGCTCACGAACCAGCCCGTCGACCTGATCGGCGTCTCGCAGTTCCTGATCCAGGACGGACGGATCGTCCGCGAGACCCGCGTCTACGACGACATCGCGCTGCGGGCGCAGATCAACAGCATGCGCAGCGACAGCGACACCGCGATCAACACCAACATCTACTGA